From the genome of Gorilla gorilla gorilla isolate KB3781 chromosome 4, NHGRI_mGorGor1-v2.1_pri, whole genome shotgun sequence, one region includes:
- the LOC134758483 gene encoding uncharacterized protein, which translates to MPASAREQPHCAPNNRVLGISPLFPGPLVEGQIRNNFLTTKIDSILPTRGTGGQVQRPGLRLGLAAGGVGRVEVGDLRWFTAQRPPSTGGQQQLTPTPESVFQRTAGGRGLGTIPLPPGRGPDPPPPTHLPVLAPLLSTGASCFHEGLAWCLEGTGCGGKVCVFPPHLPCSAVWPLALGRIGKPQGPCLGVGGQPFLCHSFCLWGLTLPRSRTVVEGKRTAKVPKGRGLPPLKTKLPVTAPSLFIRTQGMRWQGRGLHGGSARTLVPSACPLPTRPGLRPRVRGLRQATEEQDLSGARPG; encoded by the coding sequence ATGCCTGCTTCGGCCCGAGAGCAGCCGCACTGCGCCCCCAATAATCGTGTGTTGGGTATCTCTCCATTGTTCCCTGGGCCATTAGTCGAAGGGCAAATTAGAAACAATTTCTTGACGACAAAAATTGACTCAATTCTTCCCACCAGAGGCACAGGGGGACAAGTCCAGAggccaggcctgaggctggggctGGCGGCAGGAGGGGTAGGCAGGGTAGAGGTGGGGGATCTAAGATGGTTCACAGCACAGAGACCTCCCTCAACCGGAGGGCAGCAGCagctcacccccaccccagaaTCAGTGTTCCAGAGGACAGCTGGGGGCAGGGGGTTAGGAACAATCCCACTCCCTCCCGGAAGAGGTCctgacccccccccacccacccatctgccTGTATTGGCCCCTCTGCTATCGACTGGGGCGAGTTGTTTTCATGAGGGCCTTGCCTGGTGCCTGGAGGGAACAGGGTGTGGGGGAAAGGTCTGTGTGTTCCCCCCTCACCTCCCCTGCTCAGCGGTGTGGCCTCTGGCTCTGGGGAGGATCGGGAAGCCCCAGGGTCCGTGCCTTGGAGTGGGGGGACAGCCTTTTCTCTGCCACAGCTTCTGCCTTTGGGGGCTTACCCTTCCTAGGAGCAGAACTGTTGTGGAGGGGAAGAGGACGGCGAAGGTTCCGAAGGGAAGGGGGCTGCCCCCACTGAAAACGAAGCTTCCAGTCACAGCCCCTTCATTATTTATCAGGACCCAGGGGATgaggtggcaggggagggggCTGCATGGAGGGAGTGCCCGCACCCTCGTCCCCAGCGCCTGCCCCCTCCCGACCAGGCCTGGGCTGAGGCCCAGGGtaagggggctgaggcaggccacAGAGGAGCAAGACCTGTCAGGGGCCAGACCTGGGTAG